In a single window of the Zea mays cultivar B73 chromosome 5, Zm-B73-REFERENCE-NAM-5.0, whole genome shotgun sequence genome:
- the LOC103626027 gene encoding probable WRKY transcription factor 2, translating to MDDSSSQPATIDACRVSGGEERNQRREEDDDEETAAAEAEAGNGSQLMVVPEDGYEWKKYGQKFIKNIQKIRSYFRCRHRLCGAKKKVEWHPRDPSAALRVVYDGAHQHGAAPPAAPEQGGGGGASNRYELGAQYFGAGPAGSG from the exons ATGGACGATTCAAGCTCACAGCCAGCCACAAT TGATGCATGCAGAGTGAGCGGAGGAGAAGAGAGAAACCAAAGGagggaggaggacgacgacgaggagacggcggcggcggaggcagaGGCCGGCAACGGCAGCCAGCTGATGGTGGTGCCCGAGGACGGGTACGAGTGGAAGAAGTACGGCCAGAAGTTCATCAAGAACATCCAGAAAATCAG GAGCTACTTCCGGTGCCGGCACAGgctgtgcggcgccaagaagaaggtggAGTGGCACCCGCGCGACCCCAGCGCGGCCCTCCGCGTCGTCTACGATGGCGCGCACCAGCacggcgccgcgccgccggcggcTCCGGagcagggcggcggcggcggcgcctccAACAGATACGAGCTGGGCGCGCAGTACTTCGGCGCCGGGCCGGCCGGGTCAGGGTGA
- the LOC103626026 gene encoding cytochrome P450 87A3, with translation MSMHYLAALSAVALGAILLLRSAFKWMNGARTGKDEGRMLPPGSRGLPLLGETLEFFAASPTLELVPFFKRRLERFGPIFRTNIVGEDLIVSLDPELNARVLQQEERGFQIWYPSSFMRVFGDDNIISALGPLHRHIRNLVLRLFGPEALRLVLLRDVQRSARDELRSWLDHPDVEVRTATSRMIFAVTAKKLISHDDAASGGSLWKCFDAWTKGLLSFPLCVPGTAFYKCMQGRKNVMKILKQQLDERRNTAERRTVDFFDLVIDELNKPDPIMNENIALDLLFLLLFASHETTSMGLTAILKFLTDNPKALQELTEEHEKIVETRVDPDSDITWEEYKSMRFTSHVIHESLRLANIAPVVFRQANQDVYIKGYTIPEGSKIMICPSAAHLNSKVYEDPTAFNPWRWKDTPEPVGGSKDFMAFGGGLRLCVGADFAKLQMAMFIHCLVTKYSWKPISKGTMVFYPGLRFPEGFHIQLLAKA, from the exons ATGTCGATGCATTACTTGGCCGCTCTGTCGGCGGTGGCTCTGGGAGCTATCTTGCTTCTCCGTTCGGCCTTCAAATGGATGAACGGCGCCCGGACGGGTAAAGACGAAGGGCGGATGCTGCCGCCGGGGTCGAGGGGCCTGCCGCTCCTCGGCGAGACGCTCGAGTTCTTCGCGGCGTCGCCGACCCTTGAGCTAGTGCCCTTCTTCAAGCGGCGGCTGGAGAGGTTCGGGCCCATCTTCCGGACGAACATAGTTGGCGAGGACCTGATCGTGTCGCTGGACCCGGAGCTGAACGCGCGCGTGCTGCAGCAGGAGGAGCGCGGCTTCCAGATCTGGTACCCCTCCTCTTTCATGCGCGTGTTCGGCGACGACAACATCATCTCCGCGCTCGGCCCGCTCCACCGCCACATCAGGAACCTCGTGCTCCGCCTCTTCGGCCCCGAGGCCCTCCGCCTGGTGCTGCTCCGTGACGTGCAGCGGAGCGCGCGCGACGAGCTGCGCTCATGGCTCGACCACCCGGACGTCGAGGTCAGGACGGCCACCTCCAGG ATGATATTCGCCGTCACGGCGAAGAAGCTGATCAGCCACGACGACGCGGCGTCGGGAGGAAGCCTGTGGAAATGCTTCGACGCCTGGACCAAGGGGCTGCTGTCGTTCCCGCTCTGCGTTCCGGGGACAGCCTTCTACAAGTGCATGCAGGGACGCAAGAACGTCATGAAGATACTGAAGCAGCAGCTCGACGAGCGCAGGAACACGGCCGAGCGCAGGACCGTGGATTTCTTCGACCTCGTGATCGACGAGCTCAACAAGCCCGACCCTATAATGAACGAGAACATCGCGTTGGACCTGTTGTTCCTGCTCCTCTTCGCGAGCCACGAGACGACGTCGATGGGACTGACCGCGATACTCAAGTTCCTCACGGACAACCCAAAGGCCCTGCAAGAATTGACC GAGGAGCATGAAAAAATCGTGGAAACAAGGGTGGATCCGGACTCTGATATCACCTGGGAGGAGTACAAGTCTATGAGATTCACATCTCAT GTTATACATGAATCTCTTAGGCTAGCAAACATCGCTCCGGTGGTGTTCAGACAGGCAAACCAAGACGTATACATAAAGG GGTACACTATCCCAGAAGGATCAAAGATCATGATCTGTCCATCTGCAGCTCACCTGAACTCAAAGGTTTACGAGGACCCCACGGCGTTCAATCCATGGAGATGGAAG GATACTCCCGAACCAGTTGGTGGTTCAAAGGATTTTATGGCCTTTGGGGGTGGTTTGCGGTTATGTGTTGGAGCTGACTTTGCCAAGCTGCAAATGGCTATGTTCATCCACTGCTTGGTTACCAAGTACAG TTGGAAGCCCATCAGCAAAGGAACGATGGTGTTTTATCCCGGTCTACGATTTCCGGAAGGCTTTCACATCCAGCTTCTTGCAAAAGCATGA